One genomic window of Meles meles chromosome 3, mMelMel3.1 paternal haplotype, whole genome shotgun sequence includes the following:
- the LOC123938122 gene encoding histone H2B subacrosomal variant-like: MARSNTKKNKCSRGHRSPISKKRSHSSTDFGHRNYSLYINRVLKEVVPQRGISSRTLDIMNTLINDIFERISMEACSLMCFRNRCTLTPEDIQKAVYLLLPGKLAKYAVAFGNEAVQRYVRS, from the coding sequence ATGGCCAGATCCAACACCAAAAAGAACAAGTGCTCCAGAGGACATCGAAGCCCAATCTCCAAAAAGAGATCACATTCCAGCACTGATTTTGGCCATAGAAATTATTCACTCTACATTAACAGGGTCTTAAAAGAAGTGGTTCCCCAGAGGGGCATATCATCTCGCACCTTGGACATCATGAACACCCTGATCAATGACATCTTTGAGCGCATTTCTATGGAAGCCTGCAGCCTGATGTGTTTCAGAAATCGCTGCACCCTCACCCCTGAAGATATCCAGAAGGCAGTGTACCTGCTCTTGCCTGGGAAACTAGCTAAGTATGCAGTGGCTTTTGGAAATGAAGCTGTCCAAAGATATGTCCGCTCCTAA